The nucleotide sequence TAGTTTAATTTGCTAGATAGGAGAAGATTTCTTTCCCCCTGATTCTCAGTAGGATATCGGGAGGGtgaatctcttctttcttcattttctaataGAAGTTTGACTCTTTTAGGATTCTCGATTCTCTTTAGTGTTCAGTCATCCAGGTTGTTCCCCAACTCTGCtttcagtctctctctctctctctctctctctctctttccatccCACTCTCATAGGAATTTGAGGAATATATGGTTTACTACAAGACAGAAAATTCTGGAGTAAAAACTGAATTTCTTACATCAGACAACATACATATGATATGCATACATCACACAAGCTAGTATTAGTGTCTTATTGCTGCTATCCTTTTACTCTTTTAGAGCACAGACTTCTTCACCATGCACACATTCAATTCAAATACAATATAAAAACCAAACATTTGACTTCTCACGCGACCTTGACCAAACACGCACGCCCAAAAATAGCGCACACTATTATAGTACTTATTACATGAAGAGAAGTCCCCTTTAAACACAAAGCAATAGTGTTTGACTCCCATGTCTTGATGCCTATCTTCCTCCTTCTAAGGGCTTTAAGGTTACGGGCAAGCCACTCCTCAGCCTTGGAACAAATGCCTTCTTCTCTAGGCTGGGATCTGGATCATCTACCGTCCATCTAAACATTAAGAGCAATTTGAGATACTGTTAAGACAAGTTGAAAATTAACACATAAATTAATTGCGAAGCAGCCGTGAGCTCACCTGTATCCAGTAGTTAGCCGGTGTAAGAAGACCAACATAGCCACTTTTGCCAAATTCATTCCTATGCATGTCCGAGGTCCTGATCCGAATGGTATTAAACTGTATGGTTTTTGTATTTCCTGTATGCAATGCAGGAGTAGACAGTTATGGACAAGTTACTATACCTACACTTGAGACAGAGGATGTCCTGTTGAGGCAAAACATCAGATTGAAACCAGAAAAATTAAGATGAGATcaaagattattattattacatcaAATCTCAATGGATTGAATTGTGTAGGATCCTTGTATAATTCTGGGTCGTAGTGTATGTACGAAGCATCGATGTTTAGGCGCCACCctttctttatttcaaaacctgCACCAATAATCTTACTGCCAGAACTTgcgagaaagaagaaaaagcatAAACAGTTTCAGTGAAGCTTCTAAGAGCAGTGCAACTTGCCTTCGATTGTGCAGTCTTCAAGGGCAACACGAGGATACCATAGAACAACGTTGGCCATTCTCAGTGTTTCTTTGACAACCTGTTAAGTTAAAAGCCATTAATTGGAGGCTTGTTCCTCAGTTCCTCATCTTAGTTAGCTACATGTTTTCGTGTGTTGTGGTTCGAATTGTTTACCTTCACACCATAGGACATGCTTTTAACATCTTCCATGGAAAGTGAGTACCCCCGTGCCTTGTTCTGTGATATGTGCAGTTGTTCTTCCTGCGTTTAAAGACGGCTTAACTAATTCACttctttttatcattatttgagTTAGAAGAACAAGATCTAGTGGAAAgtgaataatatatatgtgaacTCACCCTGAGCTTGTCCTGGACTTCTCTATTGTCATCAAGAAACTTGACACACCACATTAGAGTAGCTGCAGTGGTGGTCTGTCCTGCAAGTAACATTGTTAGAATGTTATCCATGATTTCCGAGTCATCGAGTTTCTCATCAGATGGGTATGAATCTCTTGATAACATGGACTGCAAGAAGTCGTCCTGACACTCCATACCACTCCTCCTTCGGTCAATTATCTCTCTAAACCTTTCCATTAACCTGTCTCGTGCCTGTTATAATATCcaattttcttttagaaaacAATACTACGATTGAAGATTAAGAATTTTAGTATGATGAAGCTTTGTTTCTTACCTTGATGCCTTTGTAGTATCTGGTTCCAGGAATCATTAAAGGGAAGGATAACAAGGCATCAGACACACACTTAGAGTCTCTATCAATCTGTCTCAACAAGTTCTCATCCATGATGCCCATCAGCATGTTACAGATTGCATCAAATGTCAACTGCATATCAGAAATTTTTTGGACAGATTAATTACTGATTGCTAGACTATGCTGTTAGACTTTAGAGGatcttgtgtgcatgtgaagGCATATGTAAACACTAGACTGCATAAGAGTTCATTACCTTCATACAAAACTCGAGCATCGAAAAGCTTTTCCCGTTCTCTTCCAACTTCTTCAACCTTTGAACCAGCATATTGTCAAATTCCTCAACAAatctatgcaaagaattcatGGAGAAAGGATCGGAGAGAAGACGCCTAATCCTTTTGTGGCTCTCAGCAGGTGCAGAAAATAAGCTTTTCTTCCCAACAAAATCTCCCATTGGTTTTACAAATTCTTTTTTGAACAGCCCAAATTCATTGGTCAGTATCCTTTTTGCTCCCTCTGTACTTGGGACAAACACATGTATCTTGCCTAAGATCCTTGTCTTGAACCACAGTCCATACCTGGTTTATCAACATGAAGCAATGATATCATGATTTTGATATAGAAGAATAAGAGAATAATGACTAACCATAATCGTCGGAGTCTGACGAATTCATAGGTTCCTTTGGTGCTGTTGGAGGCtgaaaggaaggaaaatatttcacCAAAGAAAGGCAAACCCAGTTGCCCGGGGATGGAGATGTCCCGTCTCTCCCTTAATCTCACATCTTTTGAGACTAAGAGTACTGTGACTCCTAAAGAAACAACTGCAACCAAGATGAAGCCATAGTATGCATTtataaacaagaaaagctcttccTTGCACAGATTCATCATGTCTGTTCACTGCTTAAGAGGTTGGAAGATTAAACACTTCTTCTTATATTACTACGTTAGAGCAGTAGTGAACGACTAATGTGACAAGATGAGCCCGGCATGAGATTATTTTAAACAATAAGAAAGCATCTGTAGGAGAGTATGCTTTGGCACAAACATACCAAGATCCATCATTGTTAAAGACAAGTTCTACACTACATATGTTAATGTTAATTCATTTgatattgattgattgattgattatgaCAATATGAGACATTCCAGCGAATCATAAAGTAGCAGAAGATTAAGCTATGAAGCTATGTTTTGGTCTTATTATGCAAAGAATATTACTAACTGAAGCATTTACTTGTGTTCGATGATAGCAGctaggaaaaaagaagaagagacagACTGGCTAGTGGACGTAGCCAGGTCCATGTGAATTGTTGCAGACGAGACCCAGAATCCCAGATTGTAATTAGAGCAGGCTGTTAATGTATTTGTCCACATCCGACCTGCAATGAAATCTTCGTGTATGAATAAGGGTTTAGCAATGTATGAAAATGTATGGATTTGGAAAATACTTGATTTCATTACTCTTGTGGTTATACACTGAGTTTTGGATCAATTTACTTTATTGTCAAATTGAAAAATTTATGTACTCATGGACATGACGGTCCGAGTCAATACGAAAGGGCAGGAGACCACCGATTCTCGTAGTTTCACAGAATAACTGAGTTTTGGGTTTACTACGCTGGCCCATACCATATTACTTTCTTGGGCTAGAGCCTGGTTGGGCCCAAGTTTGATATTATTCACTTGTTTGATAAGGGCAAGTTTTAGGCCCAAGGTCTAGTTGGGCATTATTCAGTAATAAAAGGCTACTGCTTGTCTGCTTCTACTTAAACCGTTCAGAATGGGCTAAAGCAGAAAGCCCAAAATCAATTGCTTGACCCGATTAATCGGGCGGAGCTTGCTGTTGCTGCCCTGTTTGGGCCTTCAAGGCTTTAGCCCACGAAGAGAAAACGGTATGAGCGAAGTTGTAAAACCCAAACTCACATGGACCTGCCTCCACAAGCCAGtctgtcatttttattttttagtttgttATTGGCGAACACTAGTAAGTTCTTCTCTTAGAAATATTCTCTGCATGATAAAACCCAAAAATAGCTTAGGATTTGTTtgatagacaattttgacaataacatTTATGCTAGCATTAAAGGTCCATTTGATAGACAATATTTACAATAACATATATGCCaacattaacatatatatatatatgtcgcgTACAACTTGTCTTTTACAATTATGGATCTTGGTATATTTGTGCCAAAGCATCCTCCCCTAAAGATGCTATCTTATTGTTTAAATAATCTCATGCGTGGCTCATCTTGTCACATTAGTCGTTCACTAGTAACTCTAACGTTGTTTTCAAGAAGTGCTCAATCTTCAAACCTCTTAAACAGTGAAGTAGTGAACAGACATGATGAATCTGTGCAAGGAAGAGCTTTTCTTCTCAAGGAGTTGTTTCTTTTAAGTCTCAAAAGATCTGAGATTAAGGGGGAGAGATGACATCCCCATCCTGGGGCAACTAGGATATTACCTTTCTTTGGTGTCTTTTGGGTCGTAGTGTATATATGTAGCCTCGATGTCTTTTGGGTCATCGTGCGCCTATACATCGCTGCTACTTATATATACTACAACCCAGAGTTATACAGAGATTTAAGATCTTACACAATTCAATCCATCAAGATTTGTTGTAATAATAATCTCTGATCTCATcttattttttcttgttttgtctcAACAAGACATCCTCTGTCTCAAGTATAGGTATAGTAACTTCTCTATGACTGTCTACTCCTGCATTGCATACAGGAAATACAAAAACCATACAGTTTAATCCCATTCGGATCAGGACCTACCTCGGACATGCATAGCAATGAATTTGGCAAAAGTAGCTATGTTGGTCTTCTTACACCGGCCAACTAGTGGATACAAGTGAGTTTATAGTAATaccaatttcattatttttgaacTCTCTAATGATAGTTCACTTTGCGCTGGATGTTTAGATGGGCGATAGATGATCCAGATCCGAGCCAAGAGAAGAATGCACATATTCCAAGGCTGAGGAGGGGCTTGCCCATAACCTTAAATCCGCTAAAGGGAGGAAGATAGGGATGAAAACAAGGGGCTCACCCATAATCTTAAAGCTGCTAAAGGGAGGAAGATAGGGATGAAGACAAGGGACTCACCCATAATCTTAAAGCCGCTAAAGAGAGGAATATAGGGATGAGGACAAGGACTCACCATTGCTTTGTCTTAACGTAGGGATAACTGCCTGAGACACTGAAATGCTCGGGCAAGAGAATGTGCAATACTGTTCGGATGAGGAAAGATGTATCATATCATCTACTTAAGAAAGGAATCCTTTTCAACTAATTGCCTACTATAGGTAGCaagaaaatttccaaaatcaaGCAGTATTATATATGCACTGACACTCCTTTTGAGTAGTATTATTCACTTAGTAATGCACAGTTCACATAATCAACTTCTTGCAAACCCTAGTTACACAACTCAGAAGTTTCTCAAAATCACGATACTGAACTGTAAACCATTAGTCCTCACTTTTTATGAcatgaagagaggagagagagattaTAAACACTCACCAAAAAAAAGCTTCAACAAATGGACGGATTTGAAGTTCACTTGATGGAAATTGATTTGTATTGCTGCGTTGTGCTTTTTATAGCTTGTTCGACTGGCAGCCTCTCCATACTTGATGCACCATAGAACCCATGAACTCCCTTGGTTCTCTTCAGTATGAATTCTGCCTCCCCATGACCAGATATAGGACCTGCAAATAGTATCAGAAAAGCAGTTGTACTTTTTCAGCAGACCACTATGCAAACAGATACCATTGTAACTAAACACCAGTTGCAAACAAATGGGAAAAAATTGAAATGGTTTAGAGGTTTAAAGATGACCAGTGAAAGTATCTGCGCTCAACTGTGAGAACAAACGAGTCTCCTACTTACCTCCATGGCAGAGCACAATAACATTTGGATTGATATTATGGGCAGCATCTGCAATAGCTTGTACACGCAGCACACTTTCCTCCAATGAAACAGCAGTTTTTGCACCTATAGAGCCTGATGTAGTAAGCCCCATATGGGCCACAATGATATCAGCTCCAGCTTTTGCCATTTCCCTAGCTTCATTTTGGTTAAAAGCGTAAGGAGTTGTTAACAGACCCATCCTATGAGCCTTTTCAATCATCTGGACCTCCACACTGTAACAGgaaaagcaagtaaaggcaatgACAGGCATAAGCAAAGTCTACAGAGAGAAAATGTACAGTATATCATTTGAAAGACCTACCCATATCCCATCCCTGTCTCCTCAAGATTCTGCCTAAAATTGCCATCAAACAACCCAACAGTTGGAAAGTTTTGCACTCCACAGAATCCAATTGCCTCCAACTGCTTTAGAAAGTAGCCCATCAGGCGAAATGGATCAGTTGCACATACTCCAGCAAGAACTGGTACCTTCTTCACCACCTAGACATTTTTTGCAATGGTTTTCATGGTCAATTACTTGAAACTACAGTTCTTAATTTTTGGATTATTGGATTTATGAAGTCAGATTGTGATCATAAGCATTATTAGAACAAGAAAGCAGTTGGAAACATACTGGCAGTACTTCATTAGCCATCTCTAGCACTATAGCATTGGCATCAGCAAAAGGCAACAACCCTGCTAAAGAACCCCTACCGGCCATGCGAAAACGTCCTGAGTTGTACACAACTATTAGATCAACACCACCAGCTTCTTCAAATTTCGCAGATATTCCAGTCCCTGCACCGGCCCCTATTATGGGTAATCCTTTATCAATTTGATCCCTCAGTTGCTGCAATATTGTTTGAGTTCTTGTCAATGTCTCTGTTTCAAACAACGTTGTTTACTGGTTAGTTTTGTACAAAAATTGGAAAATGCGGCTGTAGAAATAATTTTTGCTGCTAGTTGTAGAACTTCTGACAAATAAGCTGTTTGCGCAGGATATTCAAAAGTAATACCAGCAGGAGAAAAAAATTCactttaaaataaaagaaaggtcTCTAATTTATATAGAGCCATCAATGAATACAGGTAGTTTCCAGATCGTTAGTCCTGCTTGTGAGTGGCACCATGTCATACAAGATAAACTTAACAAGTTAATTAACTCTAAGTTAGTTAAAGAAATCTTCAAGACCTGGTTTAGCATCGGGGAAATTTGCAGGGCTGTAACAAATGCTCTGATGGCTCAGAAGATTCATATCTGAAGCACGATCATCAGAAGGGCCTTGATTGGCTGCGCTAGAATCATTATGGGGAGGTGTGGAAGGAGTAGCATTCTTCGTACTAATTTCTAAAAATGAGTCAACCAGCGCATCTGCGAACTCCAGGTCATTGATGTGATAAGGATACAAAGTTACCTATTATTACAAAGCTTTATAAAGTAAATTAATAGCACAGCATGacctaaaaggctaaaataATCAGAAAAGGGCTGAATATGGGATACAAAAAAATGCCGTACCTGTCGATTTTCATTTGTCTGTATAAGCTTCTGTAGTTCATTTAGAAGAATGCCAGTAGACTCAGCATCATGAAAGGGCTTCCCTGGTGCATCCAAAGCAGAAACACCCTTTTGCGGTAGGCAAACACGTATATTTGATGATGCCTTATTCAGTTTGTCAGCTATGAAGGCAGCAAATTTCTTATTTTCATGTACTGTGGTTCGCACAAGTGAAACCTGCAAACCGCAGACATTGAGTAACTATGGACTTGAACCAGGCAGTGAGATTCAAAAATGGGCTAACTACATTTTTTCACACAGACAAATTCATATCAGATGCCAAAAAAGTAGTTCACATCAAATAAACAACAAAAGCTAGCAAAACCCAAATATGAACAAGGATAGTATCAAAAGTAACTTCTTACCTGCTCATTATGTAcatgaatttttcttttctgaaacTCAGAAGGTACGGTGTCCTTAGCTCCAAAGTTTACCATATCCAAGGCCCCCACACTCAGAACTAAAGGAATCTTTTTTTC is from Tripterygium wilfordii isolate XIE 37 chromosome 14, ASM1340144v1, whole genome shotgun sequence and encodes:
- the LOC120014803 gene encoding abscisic acid 8'-hydroxylase 3-like; the encoded protein is MMNLCKEELFLFINAYYGFILVAVVSLGVTVLLVSKDVRLRERRDISIPGQLGLPFFGEIFSFLSASNSTKGTYEFVRLRRLWYGLWFKTRILGKIHVFVPSTEGAKRILTNEFGLFKKEFVKPMGDFVGKKSLFSAPAESHKRIRRLLSDPFSMNSLHRFVEEFDNMLVQRLKKLEENGKSFSMLEFCMKLTFDAICNMLMGIMDENLLRQIDRDSKCVSDALLSFPLMIPGTRYYKGIKARDRLMERFREIIDRRRSGMECQDDFLQSMLSRDSYPSDEKLDDSEIMDNILTMLLAGQTTTAATLMWCVKFLDDNREVQDKLREEQLHISQNKARGYSLSMEDVKSMSYGVKVVKETLRMANVVLWYPRVALEDCTIEGFEIKKGWRLNIDASYIHYDPELYKDPTQFNPLRFDEIQKPYSLIPFGSGPRTCIGMNLAKVAMLVFLHRLTTGYRWTVDDPDPSLEKKAFVPRLRSGLPVTLKPLEGGR
- the LOC120015279 gene encoding toMV resistance protein Tm-1(GCR237) isoform X2, giving the protein MAEFSDKSPRVFCVGTADTKLDELRFLAESVRSSLNNFSNSQVQVVVVDVSTAQTDEIESLSDFTLVPRKDVLFSYFGSIGKIPSSLPDDRGKAVAIMSEALKHLLQEAQKNDVLVGVIGLGGSGGTSLISSAFRCLPLGVPKGVLDITTTEVADYVVGGVMACDSSRFDAIVEKKIPLVLSVGALDMVNFGAKDTVPSEFQKRKIHVHNEQVSLVRTTVHENKKFAAFIADKLNKASSNIRVCLPQKGVSALDAPGKPFHDAESTGILLNELQKLIQTNENRQVTLYPYHINDLEFADALVDSFLEISTKNATPSTPPHNDSSAANQGPSDDRASDMNLLSHQSICYSPANFPDAKPETLTRTQTILQQLRDQIDKGLPIIGAGAGTGISAKFEEAGGVDLIVVYNSGRFRMAGRGSLAGLLPFADANAIVLEMANEVLPVVKKVPVLAGVCATDPFRLMGYFLKQLEAIGFCGVQNFPTVGLFDGNFRQNLEETGMGYGVEVQMIEKAHRMGLLTTPYAFNQNEAREMAKAGADIIVAHMGLTTSGSIGAKTAVSLEESVLRVQAIADAAHNINPNVIVLCHGGPISGHGEAEFILKRTKGVHGFYGASSMERLPVEQAIKSTTQQYKSISIK
- the LOC120015279 gene encoding toMV susceptible protein tm-1(GCR26) isoform X1, with translation MAEFSDKSPRVFCVGTADTKLDELRFLAESVRSSLNNFSNSQVQVVVVDVSTAQTDEIESLSDFTLVPRKDVLFSYFGSIGKIPSSLPDDRGKAVAIMSEALKHLLQEAQKNDVLVGVIGLGGSGGTSLISSAFRCLPLGVPKVIVSTVASGQTEPYVGTSDLVLFPSVVDVCGINSVSRVVLSNAGAAFAGMVTERLVRSKNSTKTNEKLTVGLTMFGVTTPCVNAVKDKLHKEGFETMVFHATGVGGRAMESLVQEGFIQGVLDITTTEVADYVVGGVMACDSSRFDAIVEKKIPLVLSVGALDMVNFGAKDTVPSEFQKRKIHVHNEQVSLVRTTVHENKKFAAFIADKLNKASSNIRVCLPQKGVSALDAPGKPFHDAESTGILLNELQKLIQTNENRQVTLYPYHINDLEFADALVDSFLEISTKNATPSTPPHNDSSAANQGPSDDRASDMNLLSHQSICYSPANFPDAKPETLTRTQTILQQLRDQIDKGLPIIGAGAGTGISAKFEEAGGVDLIVVYNSGRFRMAGRGSLAGLLPFADANAIVLEMANEVLPVVKKVPVLAGVCATDPFRLMGYFLKQLEAIGFCGVQNFPTVGLFDGNFRQNLEETGMGYGVEVQMIEKAHRMGLLTTPYAFNQNEAREMAKAGADIIVAHMGLTTSGSIGAKTAVSLEESVLRVQAIADAAHNINPNVIVLCHGGPISGHGEAEFILKRTKGVHGFYGASSMERLPVEQAIKSTTQQYKSISIK